One Euphorbia lathyris chromosome 1, ddEupLath1.1, whole genome shotgun sequence DNA segment encodes these proteins:
- the LOC136223431 gene encoding uncharacterized protein, whose protein sequence is MKMSSSKTSFLLLCLSFAILLITSQIQADSSTNQIEAYERGHEVHDYAHKQEKSQEHKYEFGYAKGYEHKYEHGHDKGHKHKYEHGRDKGQGYYYRHEHKYHGHDKGKGHDYGHRYEDHHKHKYDHGYDKEHDHKYQDGHDKGKGYEYGHKYEDHHKHKYEHRYDKEHGYKYEHGHDKGHEYDNKGYQQHYGHEYKYKHEDDKEKGHDYGYGYENGHKYEYKQGHDGYKYKYGHE, encoded by the exons ATGAAAATGAGCAGCTCAAAgacatcatttcttcttctgtgCCTTTCTTTTGCTATTCTTCTCATCACTTCTCAGATCCAAGCTg ATTCAAGTACCAACCAAATTGAAGCGTATGAGAGGGGACATGAAGTACACGATTACGCACATAAACAGGAAAAATCGCAAGAACACAAATATGAATTTGGCTATGCTAAGGGTTACGAACACAAATATGAACATGGACATGATAAAGGCCACAAGCATAAATATGAACACGGACGCGATAAAGGACAAGGATATTATTATAGGCATGAACACAAATATCACGGACATGATAAAGGGAAAGGACATGACTATGGGCACAGATATGAGGATCATCACAAACACAAATATGATCACGGGTATGATAAAGAGCATGACCACAAATATCAAGACGGGCATGATAAAGGGAAAGGATATGAGTATGGACACAAATATGAAGATCATCACAAACACAAATACGAGCACAGGTATGATAAAGAGCATGGATACAAGTATGAACATGGACATGATAAAGGGCACGAATATGATAATAAGGGATATCAACAGCATTATGGCCACGAATATAAATATAAGCACGAAGATGATAAAGAGAAAGGTCATGACTATGGATATGGATATGAAAACGGGCACAAATACGAATATAAACAAGGACATGATGGGTACAAGTATAAATATGGACATGAATGA